In Misgurnus anguillicaudatus chromosome 5, ASM2758022v2, whole genome shotgun sequence, a genomic segment contains:
- the sema3h gene encoding sema domain, immunoglobulin domain (Ig), short basic domain, secreted, (semaphorin) 3H isoform X1: MRRMLSLFCLVSLMASPITEAWRPSQPRLQFQHSELVRSGRLMSLSMPAGDLNSLLPDEDNRRLYIGMKDHLLSTSLDDITQPPRKIHWPANPDRIQDCLLAGKDQQMDCANFLRVLKMYNQTHLYACGTGAFNPRCAFIPTSLFFRAEEQTLRYEDTESGKGKCPYDPHQRAATAIIDGQLYAGISSDFLSHDTAFIRSLGERHVIRTEQYDSTWLQGAEFVHVAAMSESDNEEDDKVYVFFTERAQEAEGAAGKVVYSRVARVCKNDIGGQRSLVHKWSTFQKARIVCSVPGPDGIPTYFDKLQDIFIQHGKDKKNPLIYGLFTTNSNVLNGSAVCVYRMHDIIWAFKGNFLHREGQQYKWMEYTGRVPYPRPGTCPSSTYGGFRSTREYPDDVIFFSRTHPLMKEVVQPLGGQPLLIRVGVSYKMTRLLVDTVEAVDGQYDVLFIGTDSGLVLKAIHLPVAYGQNQEITLEQLQVFKHKSPITAMTLSKKKQMLFAGSAEGVVQLGLFQCDMYGQACAECCLARDPYCTWDGHSCSPYMPTTHRRNVRQVNDDGNPLNQCVRQGAGLQVETEEKTQVVAVGNSTYLECLPKSHHATVTWYKELGENSLEQHKVVSGDQLVVIDRGILIPRAELNHGGVYHCQLEEHKFRWTAVTIRLIVWSPAQRPAISSAQPWYQDVMALIKPSKLERRCKELSQRYINKEIGNHRHNKQELNKVEHHRNRGRGGEKEAEKEKGRGRKNRSRMQNSAQRVPRSA; this comes from the exons ATGAGGAGGATGTTGTCTCTCTTCTGCTTGGTTTCACTGATGGCATCCCCCATAACTGAAGCGTGGAGACCATCACAACCACGATTGCAGTTTCAACACTCAG AGCTGGTGCGGAGCGGCAGGCTCATGTCTCTTTCTATGCCTGCTGGTGATCTGAACTCTCTGTTGCCCGATGAAGACAATCGTCGTCTTTACATTGGTATGAAGGACCATCTGCTGTCCACCAGCCTGGATGACATTACCCAACCGCCCCGCAAAATA CACTGGCCTGCAAATCCAGATCGAATACAGGACTGTTTACTGGCTGGAAAGGACCAACAG ATGGATTGTGCTAACTTTTTGCGTGTGCTGAAGATGTATAACCAAACCCATCTTTATGCCTGTGGGACTGGAGCATTCAACCCTCGCTGTGCCTTCATCCCCACCAGCCTCTTCTTCAGG GCTGAAGAACAAACCCTTCGGTATGAAGACACTGAATCTGGGAAGGGAAAATGTCCCTATGACCCTCACCAGAGAGCAGCTACCGCCATCATAG ATGGTCAGCTGTATGCTGGGATCTCATCTGACTTTCTAAGTCATGATACAGCTTTTATTCGAAGTCTTGGAGAGCGCCATGTGATTCGCACAGAACAGTACGACTCTACTTGGTTGCAAG GCGCTGAATTTGTACATGTTGCAGCGATGTCCGAGAGCGATAATGAAGAGGATGATAAGGTGTACGTGTTTTTCACCGAGCGCGCTCAGGAGGCCGAAGGGGCCGCTGGGAAGGTTGTCTATTCTAGAGTCGCCCGCGTCTGCAAG aATGACATAGGTGGTCAGCGTAGTTTGGTGCATAAATGGAGCACCTTTCAGAAAGCTCGTATTGTTTGCTCTGTACCTGGACCCGATGGTATACCGACATACTTTGACAAACTGC AGGATATTTTCATTCAGCATGGGAAAGACAAAAAGAATCCTCTCATCTATGGGCTGTTCACCACTAACAG TAACGTCTTGAACGGATCTGCTGTGTGCGTGTACCGGATGCATGACATTATTTGGGCTTTTAAAGGAAATTTCCTTCATAGAGAAGGACAACAGTACAAGTGGATGGAGTATACAGGCAGAGTGCCCTATCCCAGGCCTGGCACA TGTCCCAGTAGCACTTATGGAGGATTTCGTTCAACAAGAGAATATCCCGATGATGTCATCTTTTTTAGTCGCACGCATCCTTTAATGAAGGAGGTGGTACAGCCTCTCGGGGGCCAGCCATTGCTGATCAGAGTGGGCGTGTCTTATAAGATGACCCGCCTCCTTGTGGACACAGTCGAGGCAGTGGATGGACAATACGATGTGTTGTTCATTGGCACAG ATTCTGGCCTGGTGCTCAAAGCAATTCACCTCCCTGTAGCCTATGGACAGAATCAGGAAATCACTCTTGAACAACTGCAGGTTTTTAAG CACAAGTCACCCATCACTGCCATGACGCTGTCCAAgaaaaag CAGATGCTGTTTGCGGGATCTGCGGAGGGTGTGGTTCAGTTAGGTCTGTTTCAGTGTGATATGTACGGCCAGGCCTGCGCTGAATGCTGCCTGGCAAGAGACCCATACTGCACCTGGGACGGGCACTCCTGCAGCCCATACATGCCAACTACACACAG GCGAAACGTTCGTCAGGTTAACGATGATGGCAATCCATTGAACCAGTGTGTCAGACAGGGAG CTGGTCTTCAGGTGGAGACTGAAGAGAAGACGCAAGTTGTTGCTGTGGGTAACAGCACTTACCTGGAGTGTCTACCAAAATCTCACCATGCCACTGTCACTTGGTATAAAGAGTTAGGAGAGAACAGCTTGGAACAACATAAG GTTGTATCTGGAGACCAGCTGGTTGTTATTGACCGAGGCATTCTTATTCCCCGGGCGGAGCTCAATCATGGAGGTGTTTATCACTGTCAGCTAGAAGAGCACAAGTTCCGCTGGACGGCTGTTACTATCCGCCTAATTGTATGGAGCCCCGCCCAACGCCCCGCAATTAGCTCCGCCCAGCCGTGGTACCAGGATGTGATGGCATTGATTAAACCTAGCAAACTGGAGCGACGCTGCAAGGAACTCAGTCAGCGTTATATCAACAAAGAAATAGGGAATCACAGACATAACAAACAAGAGCTAAACAAAGTAGAGCACCACAGAAacagaggaagaggaggagagaAAGAGGCAGAAAAGGAGAAAGGAAGGGGGAGGAAGAACCGAAGCAGAATGCAGAATTCGGCACAGAGGGTCCCAAGAAGTGCATAG
- the LOC129413954 gene encoding hyaluronidase-1 has product MGERKHMFISKLFLLFSPLLIRICLLIPLCVCGPARAPLLGGQPFLVLWGVPDKDCLGRPDPAGFGMEWEGRVAIFYEDALGLYPYFTAQDRPVNGGLPQHSSLDRHLQRVEADLTATLPQAGAPGLGVLFWQEWTPQWNRNRGRKTKYHVESRALLRRFFPDWTADELEKWAQVDFEAAAQSILTETLREVNRLRPQRLWGLTPYPNCYNFDSTQIALANYTGRCPAAEMALNDELMWLWKRSSALYPILSLERLPEGTKGAWLYATNQIREALRVAALTGTTFDLPVFPLIKTSYISTNNFLSEIDLVNTIGESAAMGASGVIIWERALTVKTQKSCSEFGLYVREVLGPYAVNVTTAARLCGVSLCQGRGRCVRKKPEDPTYLHLPSPHFLLVPNRADGVRATGELPAAYVDVWKKDFRCQWFEALEGAAADQESDRVVENRQKQPSTTVKTITEISLNDSTVVTTVAAPVTEVPSIQLIDSGSCASHIPVMLLSLLVIINFILFDVSVTGV; this is encoded by the exons ATGGGTGAAAGAAAACACATGTTCATTTCCAAACTCTTCCTCCTCTTTTCTCCTCTACTCATCCGTATCTGTCTCCTCATCCCTCTGTGTGTCTGCGGTCCTGCTCGGGCTCCTCTTCTCGGTGGCCAGCCTTTCCTGGTGCTGTGGGGGGTTCCGGATAAAGACTGTTTAGGTCGGCCGGACCCAGCTGGATTTGGAATGGAGTGGGAAGGCCGCGTGGCGATTTTTTATGAGGACGCTCTAGGACTTTACCCATACTTCACTGCACAGGATCGACCTGTTAACGGTGGCCTACCGCAACACAGCAGCCTTGACCGTCACCTACAGAGGGTGGAGGCAGATCTGACAGCCACACTTCCCCAGGCCGGAGCACCCGGTCTGGGAGTGCTGTTCTGGCAGGAGTGGACACCTCAGTGGAACAGAAATAGAGGTAGAAAAACAAAGTACCACGTGGAGTCAAGGGCACTTCTCAGGAGATTTTTTCCTGACTGGACAGCAGACGAATTGGAAAAATGGGCTCAG GTTGACTTTGAAGCAGCAGCACAGTCAATATTGACTGAGACCCTGCGAGAAGTGAACAGACTCCGTCCACAAAGATTATGGGGCTTGACCCCATATCCTAACTGCTACAACTTTGACTCCACCCAAATAGCATTAGCCAATTACACCGGACGGTGCCCTGCAGCAGAAATGGCCCTGAATGACGAGCTGATGTGGCTATGGAAACGCAGTAGTGCCCTTTACCCAATCCTTTCACTGGAGAGGTTGCCGGAGGGAACCAAGGGAGCGTGGCTTTACGCAACCAATCAAATCAGAGAAGCATTACGAGTGGCGGCACTCACAGGGACCACTTTTGATCTTCCAGTGTTTCCATTGATCAAGACTTCATACATCTCCACTAACAACTTCCTATCAGAA aTTGACCTGGTGAATACTATTGGAGAGAGTGCGGCTATGGGTGCATCTGGAGTCATTATATGGGAAAGAGCCTTAACAGTTAAAACAcag AAATCCTGCTCAGAGTTCGGCCTATACGTTCGTGAGGTTCTCGGCCCATACGCCGTCAACGTGACTACTGCCGCCCGTCTCTGCGGAGTCTCCCTGTGTCAGGGACGTGGACGTTGTGTGCGCAAGAAACCAGAGGACCCCACCTACTTGCATCTTCCTTCTCCCCACTTCCTGCTTGTGCCAAACAGGGCAGACGGCGTTCGAGCAACAGGAGAACTTCCTGCCGCTTATGTAGACGTCTGGAAGAAGGACTTCCGCTGTCAGTGGTTTGAGGCATTGGAAGGTGCTGCTGCAGATCAGGAGTCAGACAGGGTTGTGGAAAATAGACAGAAACAACCGTCAACTACAGTAAAGACCATCACTGAGATAAGCCTGAATGACAGCACAGTGGTTACCACTGTGGCAGCTCCAGTAACAGAAGTGCCTTCCATACAGCTGATAGACAGTGGAAGCTGTGCAAGTCATATACCGGTTATGCTTCTGTCCTTGCTGGTTATCATCAACTTCATACTGTTTGACGTGTCTGTGACTGGAGTGTGA
- the borcs6 gene encoding BLOC-1-related complex subunit 6 → MSHSSVIGQTASNGVDTSGTPKAPDWSGPHGFNPQEIKFMDDPEFIEQDTHKGTPVLSEILKHTPCHKDSVCTHAHQSNTVLAETPPADESPHVTCTQSSETELTQARSKRDLEEWRGEEEETNRGDGEMNNINKKEIVQRKETLISVQEWSNSDSSSSSSLQDKIQPNTSVSPDEAPPLVPAPPPDQTTPPLLPDIDSSPCPAHVMAEVRVRSVPERDRVVRGMQDSKSLDEISGACGGGARGGGIKGGQAEGRRATISSALELEGTVSQEGDLTHFITKNLEQKIKMSSRPSLDTDSDCSGPVVHERGSLRRPADIPPIDPSVLVDLHKHTQDVAQSVELMLRSLNGTIQNMTALSVGYIQTYRDSVDSLGESVDMSIKGMYTLMARCEELDRSMQPIHTLAAQIRDIKRTLDALETICK, encoded by the exons ATGAGCCACTCTTCTGTGATTGGTCAGACAGCAAGCAATGGTGTGGATACCTCTGGCACTCCAAAGGCACCTGATTGGTCAGGACCTCATGGCTTTAACCCCCAAGAAATAAAGTTCATGGATGATCCTGAATTTATAGAGCAGGATACTCACAAGGGGACACCTGTCCTGTCTGAGATTCTCAAACACACACCTTGCCACAAGGACTCGGTATGCACGCATGCACATCAATCGAACACAGTTCTTGCAGAGACTCCACCTGCAGATGAGTCTCCACACGTGACATGCACACAATCCTCTGAGACAGAATTAACACAAGCCCGCTCCAAAAGAGATCTGGAAGAATGGAGAGGAGAGGAGGAGGAGACAAACAGAGGTGATGGAGAGATGAACAACATCAACAAGAAAGAAATTGTGCAAAGGAAAGAGACTCTTATTTCTGTGCAG GAATGGTCTAATTCTGATTCATCATCGTCGTCGTCTCTCCAGGACAAAATCCAACCAAATACTTCCGTTTCCCCTGATGAGGCCCCTCCCCTCGTTCCAGCCCCTCCCCCTGATCAGACCACACCCCCTCTGCTACCGGACATTGACAGTTCACCGTGCCCTGCTCATGTGATGGCGGAGGTGCGCGTACGGTCTGTGCCAGAGCGAGATCGTGTTGTGCGTGGCATGCAGGACAGTAAAAGTCTTGATGAGATCAGTGGGGCATGTGGGGGCGGGGCAAGAGGAGGCGGGATTAAAGGTGGGCAGGCAGAGGGACGCAGAGCAACCATATCTAGTGCCCTGGAACTGGAAGGAACTGTCAGCCAGGAAGGAGATCTCACACACTTCATCACCAAAAACCTTGAACAAAAGATTAAAATGAGTTCACGGCCAAGTCTGGACACAGATT CAGACTGCTCGGGGCCGGTTGTACATGAACGTGGATCTCTGCGTCGGCCGGCTGATATTCCACCCATTGACCCGTCAGTACTGGTGGACCttcataaacacacacaggaTGTTGCTCAAAGCGTAGAACTGATGCTGCGAAGCCTCAATGGAACCATACAGAATATGA CTGCATTAAGTGTGGGTTATATCCAGACGTACAGAGACTCTGTGGACAGTTTGGGAGAGTCGGTGGACATGAGTATAAAG GGAATGTACACACTCATGGCGCGATGTGAGGAGCTAGATCGCTCCATGCAACCTATACATACTCTAGCTGCTCAGATTAGGGACATTAAACGAACGCTTGATGCCCTGGAAACCATCTGTAAGTAA
- the sema3h gene encoding sema domain, immunoglobulin domain (Ig), short basic domain, secreted, (semaphorin) 3H isoform X2 has protein sequence MRRMLSLFCLVSLMASPITEAWRPSQPRLQFQHSELVRSGRLMSLSMPAGDLNSLLPDEDNRRLYIGMKDHLLSTSLDDITQPPRKIHWPANPDRIQDCLLAGKDQQMDCANFLRVLKMYNQTHLYACGTGAFNPRCAFIPTSLFFRAEEQTLRYEDTESGKGKCPYDPHQRAATAIIDGQLYAGISSDFLSHDTAFIRSLGERHVIRTEQYDSTWLQGAEFVHVAAMSESDNEEDDKVYVFFTERAQEAEGAAGKVVYSRVARVCKNDIGGQRSLVHKWSTFQKARIVCSVPGPDGIPTYFDKLQDIFIQHGKDKKNPLIYGLFTTNSNVLNGSAVCVYRMHDIIWAFKGNFLHREGQQYKWMEYTGRVPYPRPGTCPSSTYGGFRSTREYPDDVIFFSRTHPLMKEVVQPLGGQPLLIRVGVSYKMTRLLVDTVEAVDGQYDVLFIGTDSGLVLKAIHLPVAYGQNQEITLEQLQVFKHKSPITAMTLSKKKMLFAGSAEGVVQLGLFQCDMYGQACAECCLARDPYCTWDGHSCSPYMPTTHRRNVRQVNDDGNPLNQCVRQGAGLQVETEEKTQVVAVGNSTYLECLPKSHHATVTWYKELGENSLEQHKVVSGDQLVVIDRGILIPRAELNHGGVYHCQLEEHKFRWTAVTIRLIVWSPAQRPAISSAQPWYQDVMALIKPSKLERRCKELSQRYINKEIGNHRHNKQELNKVEHHRNRGRGGEKEAEKEKGRGRKNRSRMQNSAQRVPRSA, from the exons ATGAGGAGGATGTTGTCTCTCTTCTGCTTGGTTTCACTGATGGCATCCCCCATAACTGAAGCGTGGAGACCATCACAACCACGATTGCAGTTTCAACACTCAG AGCTGGTGCGGAGCGGCAGGCTCATGTCTCTTTCTATGCCTGCTGGTGATCTGAACTCTCTGTTGCCCGATGAAGACAATCGTCGTCTTTACATTGGTATGAAGGACCATCTGCTGTCCACCAGCCTGGATGACATTACCCAACCGCCCCGCAAAATA CACTGGCCTGCAAATCCAGATCGAATACAGGACTGTTTACTGGCTGGAAAGGACCAACAG ATGGATTGTGCTAACTTTTTGCGTGTGCTGAAGATGTATAACCAAACCCATCTTTATGCCTGTGGGACTGGAGCATTCAACCCTCGCTGTGCCTTCATCCCCACCAGCCTCTTCTTCAGG GCTGAAGAACAAACCCTTCGGTATGAAGACACTGAATCTGGGAAGGGAAAATGTCCCTATGACCCTCACCAGAGAGCAGCTACCGCCATCATAG ATGGTCAGCTGTATGCTGGGATCTCATCTGACTTTCTAAGTCATGATACAGCTTTTATTCGAAGTCTTGGAGAGCGCCATGTGATTCGCACAGAACAGTACGACTCTACTTGGTTGCAAG GCGCTGAATTTGTACATGTTGCAGCGATGTCCGAGAGCGATAATGAAGAGGATGATAAGGTGTACGTGTTTTTCACCGAGCGCGCTCAGGAGGCCGAAGGGGCCGCTGGGAAGGTTGTCTATTCTAGAGTCGCCCGCGTCTGCAAG aATGACATAGGTGGTCAGCGTAGTTTGGTGCATAAATGGAGCACCTTTCAGAAAGCTCGTATTGTTTGCTCTGTACCTGGACCCGATGGTATACCGACATACTTTGACAAACTGC AGGATATTTTCATTCAGCATGGGAAAGACAAAAAGAATCCTCTCATCTATGGGCTGTTCACCACTAACAG TAACGTCTTGAACGGATCTGCTGTGTGCGTGTACCGGATGCATGACATTATTTGGGCTTTTAAAGGAAATTTCCTTCATAGAGAAGGACAACAGTACAAGTGGATGGAGTATACAGGCAGAGTGCCCTATCCCAGGCCTGGCACA TGTCCCAGTAGCACTTATGGAGGATTTCGTTCAACAAGAGAATATCCCGATGATGTCATCTTTTTTAGTCGCACGCATCCTTTAATGAAGGAGGTGGTACAGCCTCTCGGGGGCCAGCCATTGCTGATCAGAGTGGGCGTGTCTTATAAGATGACCCGCCTCCTTGTGGACACAGTCGAGGCAGTGGATGGACAATACGATGTGTTGTTCATTGGCACAG ATTCTGGCCTGGTGCTCAAAGCAATTCACCTCCCTGTAGCCTATGGACAGAATCAGGAAATCACTCTTGAACAACTGCAGGTTTTTAAG CACAAGTCACCCATCACTGCCATGACGCTGTCCAAgaaaaag ATGCTGTTTGCGGGATCTGCGGAGGGTGTGGTTCAGTTAGGTCTGTTTCAGTGTGATATGTACGGCCAGGCCTGCGCTGAATGCTGCCTGGCAAGAGACCCATACTGCACCTGGGACGGGCACTCCTGCAGCCCATACATGCCAACTACACACAG GCGAAACGTTCGTCAGGTTAACGATGATGGCAATCCATTGAACCAGTGTGTCAGACAGGGAG CTGGTCTTCAGGTGGAGACTGAAGAGAAGACGCAAGTTGTTGCTGTGGGTAACAGCACTTACCTGGAGTGTCTACCAAAATCTCACCATGCCACTGTCACTTGGTATAAAGAGTTAGGAGAGAACAGCTTGGAACAACATAAG GTTGTATCTGGAGACCAGCTGGTTGTTATTGACCGAGGCATTCTTATTCCCCGGGCGGAGCTCAATCATGGAGGTGTTTATCACTGTCAGCTAGAAGAGCACAAGTTCCGCTGGACGGCTGTTACTATCCGCCTAATTGTATGGAGCCCCGCCCAACGCCCCGCAATTAGCTCCGCCCAGCCGTGGTACCAGGATGTGATGGCATTGATTAAACCTAGCAAACTGGAGCGACGCTGCAAGGAACTCAGTCAGCGTTATATCAACAAAGAAATAGGGAATCACAGACATAACAAACAAGAGCTAAACAAAGTAGAGCACCACAGAAacagaggaagaggaggagagaAAGAGGCAGAAAAGGAGAAAGGAAGGGGGAGGAAGAACCGAAGCAGAATGCAGAATTCGGCACAGAGGGTCCCAAGAAGTGCATAG